From a single Arachis hypogaea cultivar Tifrunner chromosome 3, arahy.Tifrunner.gnm2.J5K5, whole genome shotgun sequence genomic region:
- the LOC112734631 gene encoding copper-transporting ATPase RAN1, with product MAPSVRDIQLTPSGKTSLAAAADDSGDLEDVRLLDSYDKDDVEAAATTSTKRIQVRVTGMTCAACSNSVESALMSFDGVVSASVALLQNRADVVFNPSLAKDEDIKNAVEDAGFEAEVLTEPQQSASGTKPNGATLVGQFTITGMTCAACVNSVEGILKDLGGVKKAVVALATSLGEVEYDPNVISKDEIVRAIEDAGFEASFVQSNEQDKVVLGVVGVYSLGDAQVLEGMLSRMKGVRQFRFNIVSNELDVVFDPEVIRPRSLVDGIQLGSKGKFRLNVRNPYARMASTDGAESSAMFRLFTSSLFLSVPLFFMGVVCPHIPFIYSLLLRRCGPFLMGDWLKWALVSVIQFVIGRRFYIAAGRALRNGSTNMDVLVALGTTASYVYSVCALLYGAVTGFWSPTYFETSAMLITFVLLGKYLECLAKGKTSDAIKKLVELAPATALLIVKDKGGKLIEEREIDSLLIEPGDTLKVLPGTKIPADGIVKWGSSYVNESMVTGESVPVLKELNASVIGGTINSHGVLHIQATKVGSDTVLSQIISLVETAQMSKAPIQKFADYVASIFVPTVVALSLLTFLCWYTAGALEAYPKEWLPENGNHFVFALMFSISVVVIACPCALGLATPTAVMVATGVGANNGVLIKGGDALERAQMVKYVIFDKTGTLTQGKATVTTVKVFTGMERGEFLTLVASAEASSEHPLGKAILQYARHFHFFDESSTTNGTLNDAKELNSGWLHDVSDFSALPGRGVQCFIDGKRILVGNRKLLSENGIDISTEVENFVVELEESAKTGILVAYDDVLTGVLGVADPLKREASVVIDGLHKMGVIPVMVTGDNWRTARAVAKELGIQDVRAEVMPAGKADVVRSFQKDGSIVAMVGDGINDSPALAAADVGLAIGAGTDIAIEAADYVLMRDNLEDVITAIDLSRKTFSRIRLNYVFAMAYNVIAIPVAAGVFFPSLGIQLPPWVAGACMALSSVSVVCSSLLLRRYRKPRLTAILEIVVE from the exons ATGGCGCCGAGTGTCCGAGACATTCAGCTAACTCCCTCCGGTAAAACCTCCCTCGCCGCCGCCGCCGACGACTCCGGTGACCTCGAAGATGTTCGCCTTCTCGATTCCTACGATAAGGACGACGTTGAAGCAGCAGCAACAACATCAACGAAGCGGATTCAGGTCAGAGTCACCGGCATGACCTGTGCCGCATGTTCCAACTCCGTCGAATCCGCTCTCATGTCCTTTGACGGCGTCGTTTCCGCTTCCGTCGCACTTCTCCAGAACCGTGCCGACGTCGTTTTCAATCCGAGCCTCGCCAAG GATGAAGACATTAAGAATGCGGTTGAAGATGCAGGTTTCGAAGCCGAGGTTTTGACGGAACCTCAACAAAGCGCGTCTGGAACGAAGCCAAATGGTGCTACTCTTGTAGGACAGTTCACCATCACGGGGATGACGTGTGCGGCGTGCGTGAACTCCGTGGAAGGGATCCTCAAGGACCTCGGTGGTGTGAAGAAGGCTGTGGTGGCTTTGGCTACTTCGTTAGGTGAGGTTGAGTATGATCCAAATGTGATTAGCAAGGATGAGATCGTCCGTGCGATTGAAGATGCTGGGTTCGAGGCTTCGTTTGTGCAGAGCAATGAGCAGGACAAGGTGGTGCTAGGTGTTGTTGGTGTGTACAGTTTGGGTGATGCTCAGGTTCTGGAAGGTATGCTGAGTAGGATGAAAGGTGTGAGGCAGTTCCGATTCAACATCGTGTCGAATGAGTTGGATGTTGTGTTTGATCCCGAAGTTATTAGGCCTCGATCACTTGTCGATGGGATCCAGCTTGGGAGTAAAGGGAAATTTAGGTTGAATGTTAGGAACCCTTATGCCAGAATGGCTTCTACAGATGGTGCCGAGAGCTCAGCTATGTTTCGGCTTTTCACTTCCAGCCTGTTTCTTAGT GTTCCTCTCTTCTTCATGGGGGTAGTTTGTCCTCACATACCATTCATATACTCCTTATTACTCAGGAGATGTGGACCTTTCCTCATGGGTGATTGGTTGAAATGGGCATTAGTGAGTGTTATCCAATTTGTGATTGGAAGGCGCTTCTACATTGCAGCGGGCAGGGCTCTTAGGAATGGTTCAACAAACATGGATGTCCTGGTTGCTTTAGGAACTACAGCCTCCTATGTTTATTCTGTTTGTGCTCTTCTGTATGGTGCTGTTACTGGATTTTGGTCTCCAACATACTTTGAAACAAGTGCTATGCTCATAACATTTGTATTGTTGGGCAAGTATTTGGAATGCCTTGCCAAGGGAAAGACATCTGATGCCATTAAGAAGTTAGTGGAACTTGCTCCTGCAACTGCTTTATTGATTGTAAAAGATAAAG GTGGTAAATTAATTGAGGAAAGGGAAATAGACTCCTTACTCATTGAACCTGGTGATACATTAAAAGTTCTTCCTGGTACAAAGATTCCCGCTGATGGTATTGTTAAGTGGGGCTCAAGTTATGTAAATGAGAGCATGGTGACTGGTGAATCTGTACCTGTTTTGAAAGAGCTCAATGCATCAGTTATTGGAGGTACAATTAATTCACATGGTGTCCTGCACATTCAAGCAACTAAAGTAGGATCCGATACAGTTTTGAGTCAGATAATTAGTTTGGTGGAGACAGCCCAGATGTCCAAAGCTCCCATTCAGAAGTTTGCTGATTAT GTAGCAAGCATATTTGTTCCTACTGTTGTGGCTTTGTCATTATTGACATTCCTGTGTTG GTATACTGCTGGGGCTCTTGAAGCTTACCCAAAAGAATGGCTACCAGAAAATGGAAATCATTTCGTTTTTGCTCTAATGTTTTCGATATCTGTTGTGGTGATTGCATGCCCGTGTGCCCTTGGTTTGGCAACACCAACTGCTGTCATGGTGGCAACAGGGGTTGGGGCTAACAATGGTGTGTTAATTAAAGGAGGAGATGCCTTGGAAAGGGCTCAGATGGTGAAGTATGTTATATTTGATAAGACAGGCACTCTAACTCAAGGGAAAGCCACTGTTACTACTGTCAAGGTGTTCACAGGAATGGAGCGAGGAGAATTTCTTACACTGGTGGCTTCTGCTGAG GCTAGCAGTGAACACCCATTGGGAAAAGCAATATTACAATATGCACGCCATTTTCATTTCTTTGATGAGTCCTCTACTACCAATGGTACTCTGAATGATGCGAAGGAATTAAATTCTGGGTGGCTTCATGATGTATCAGATTTCTCTGCTCTCCCAGGAAGAGGTGTCCAGTGCTTTATAGATGGGAAGCGCATTTTG GTTGGTAACAGAAAGCTGCTGTCAGAAAATGGTATAGATATTTCCACTGAAGTGGAAAATTTTGTGGTAGAGCTTGAAGAAAGTGCAAAGACAGGAATACTGGTAGCATATGATGACGTTCTAACTGGAGTGTTAGGTGTTGCAGACCCACTAAAGAGAGAAGCTTCTGTTGTTATAGATGGCCTCCATAAAATGGGAGTCATACCTGTTATGGTTACAGGAGACAATTGGAGAACAGCTCGAGCTGTTGCAAAGGAG CTTGGAATTCAAGATGTGAGGGCAGAGGTTATGCCGGCAGGAAAGGCGGATGTTGTTCGATCCTTTCAAAAGGATGGGAGCATAGTAGCAATGGTGGGTGATGGCATCAATGACTCTCCTGCATTAGCCGCTGCAGATGTTGGTTTGGCAATTGGAGCTGGGACTGATATTGCAATAGAAGCCGCTGACTATGTGCTGATGAGAGATAACTTGGAAGATGTGATCACAGCCATTGATCTTTCTAGGAAGACATTTTCTCGTATTCGATTGAACTATGTATTTGCCATGGCTTACAATGTTATTGCAATACCAGTTGCTGCGGGGGTGTTTTTCCCTTCTCTGGGGATCCAGCTGCCACCGTGGGTTGCTGGTGCATGCATGGCTCTCTCCTCTGTAAGTGTTGTATGCTCTTCTTTGCTTTTGAGAAGATATAGAAAACCCAGACTTACCGCAATACTTGAAATAGTTGtagaataa
- the LOC112734629 gene encoding thioredoxin O2, mitochondrial isoform X1: MARSSILRSLVLSRAMLNRVRPFSNHLTSHSFPSPPQSHSSLFASVAAATIASSQLSLFHHSRSLSSASAPSDVVLVNSEKEFNDILRKVQDNSLHAIFYFTAVWCGPCRFISPIIGELSKKYPHVTTYKIDIDQEEIQGTLGKLQITSVPTLHFFQNGKKADELIGADVARLNHITEKLFKKD; this comes from the exons ATGGCGAGAAGCTCGATCCTTCGATCATTGGTTCTTAGCCGTGCAATGCTGAATAGGGTTCGCCCATTCTCCAACCATCTTACCTCTCATTCATTCCCCTCTCCTCCTCAATCTCACTCCTCTCTCTTCGCCTCCGTCGCCGCCGCCACCATCGCTTCCTCTCAGCTCTCTCTTTTCCACCACTCCCGCTCGCTTTCCTCCGCCTCAG CTCCTTCCGATGTTGTCCTTGTTAATTCAGAGAAAGAGTTCAATGATATCCTCAGAAAAgttcaag ATAACTCGTTGCATGCCATCTTCTATTTCACTGCAGTCTGGTGTGGACCTT GCAGGTTTATTTCTCCTATAATTGGAGAACTAAGTAAGAAGTACCCTCATGTAACAACATATAAGATTGATATTGATCAG GAAGAAATTCAAGGCACATTAGGCAAGTTACAGATTACATCTGTG CCAACACTCCATTTCTTTCAAAATGGAAAAAAGGCTGATGAACTTATAGGTGCCGATGTTGCACGATTGAACCATATTACAGAGAAACTCTTCAA GAAGGACTGA
- the LOC112734629 gene encoding thioredoxin O2, mitochondrial isoform X2 has translation MARSSILRSLVLSRAMLNRVRPFSNHLTSHSFPSPPQSHSSLFASVAAATIASSQLSLFHHSRSLSSASAPSDVVLVNSEKEFNDILRKVQDNSLHAIFYFTAVWCGPCRFISPIIGELSKKYPHVTTYKIDIDQEEIQGTLGKLQITSVPTLHFFQNGKKADELIGADVARLNHITEKLFK, from the exons ATGGCGAGAAGCTCGATCCTTCGATCATTGGTTCTTAGCCGTGCAATGCTGAATAGGGTTCGCCCATTCTCCAACCATCTTACCTCTCATTCATTCCCCTCTCCTCCTCAATCTCACTCCTCTCTCTTCGCCTCCGTCGCCGCCGCCACCATCGCTTCCTCTCAGCTCTCTCTTTTCCACCACTCCCGCTCGCTTTCCTCCGCCTCAG CTCCTTCCGATGTTGTCCTTGTTAATTCAGAGAAAGAGTTCAATGATATCCTCAGAAAAgttcaag ATAACTCGTTGCATGCCATCTTCTATTTCACTGCAGTCTGGTGTGGACCTT GCAGGTTTATTTCTCCTATAATTGGAGAACTAAGTAAGAAGTACCCTCATGTAACAACATATAAGATTGATATTGATCAG GAAGAAATTCAAGGCACATTAGGCAAGTTACAGATTACATCTGTG CCAACACTCCATTTCTTTCAAAATGGAAAAAAGGCTGATGAACTTATAGGTGCCGATGTTGCACGATTGAACCATATTACAGAGAAACTCTTCAAGTAA
- the LOC112734628 gene encoding large ribosomal subunit protein eL33w, with product MVKGRQGERVRLYVRGTILGYKRSKSNQYPNTSLIQIEGVNTKEEVAWYAGKKMAYIYKAKVKKNGTHYRCIWGKVTRPHGNSGIVRAKFKSNLPPKSMGARVRVFMYPSNI from the exons ATGGTGAAGGGTCGCCAGGGAGAACGCGTCAG ACTCTACGTGAGGGGTACAATCCTTGGATACAAAAG ATCCAAGTCAAACCAGTACCCAAACACATCTCTTATCCAAATTGAGGGAGTGAACACCAAGGAAGAGGTAGCATGGTATGCTGGTAAGAAAATGGCTTACATCTACAAGGCTAAGGTGAAGAAGAATGGAACTCATTACCGCTGTATTTGGGGCAAGGTTACAAGGCCTCACGGTAACAGTGGTATTGTTCGTGCAAAATTCAAGTCAAATCTTCCACCGAAATCCATG GGAGCACGTGTAAGAGTATTTATGTATCCAAGCAACATCTAA
- the LOC112734630 gene encoding pentatricopeptide repeat-containing protein At3g57430, chloroplastic, which translates to MVMTNNPSTSFSFPRQPYVVSAPSTPKTAICCYSPPELSKGHLGTRLTENHVAPTQTHQQSRVQPLIDLLKACEETRSVKIANCIHGYVLKSGFEGKDLLVFLNHIAHVYSKCMVYDAALNVFAGMPQRNVFSWTVMIVASNERRFYLDGLELFHMMLDEGVLPDGFAFSAVLQSCVGFGSTALGEMVHAQVVVRGFLMHAVVATSLLNFYAKLGKCESSIKVFNSMTELNNVSWNAMISGFTSNGLHLQAFSWFINMIEEGVAPNTFTFLSVSKAAGQLGDINKCHEVHRYASKWGLDSNTVVGTALIDMYSKCGFLSDARVLFDSKFTCCPVNTPWNAMITGYSQAGSHQDALQLFSTMRQNDVKPDVYTFSCVFNSISALKCAKTLAETHGMTLKFGIDVMQISASNALADAYAKCESIEAAENVFNRMEEKDIVSWTTMITAYCQYSELEKALAIFSQMRNEGFAPNHFTFSSVITACGGLCLLEYGQQVHALICKANLDSEACIESALIDMYAKCGNLMEAKKIFERISNPDTVTWTAIISTYAQHGLVKDALQLFRKMEQSGAKVNAVTLLCILFACSHGGMVDDGLKIFHQMEDAYRVVPEMEHYACVVDLLGRVGRLDEAMEFIDKMPIKPNEMVWHTLLGACRLHGNAELGEMAVQKILSVQPEHPSAYVLLSNTYIELGLHKDGDSLREVMKERGIRKEPGHSWISVRGEVHKFYAGDQQHPQKDRIYTVLHELYANIKRVHCGQEFNYVA; encoded by the exons ATGGTGATGACCAACAATCCCAGCACgagcttttcctttccacgcCAACCTTACGTTGTCTCCGCACCTTCCACTCCCAAA ACTGCAATTTGCTGCTACTCACCTCCAGAGCTTTCAAAGGGCCACCTTGGAACCAGATTAACGGAAAACCACGTTGCGCCAACTCAAACCCATCAACAGTCCCGGGTTCAAccactcattgatctcctgaaGGCTTGCGAAGAAACTAGGTCTGTAAAGATTGCAAATTGCATTCATGGGTACGTACTAAAATCCGGTTTTGAGGGCAAGGACTTGTTGGTGTTTCTGAACCATATAGCTCACGTCTACTCCAAGTGCATGGTCTATGATGCTGCCCTTAACGTGTTTGCTGGTATGCCCCAAAGGAATGTGTTTTCTTGGACCGTCATGATTGTTGCATCTAATGAACGTAGATTCTACCTTGATGGATTGGAGCTGTTTCATATGATGTTAGACGAAGGAGTGTTGCCTGATGGGTTTGCTTTCTCTGCTGTTCTGCAATCATGTGTTGGATTTGGTTCGACTGCGCTTGGCGAGATGGTGCATGCCCAGGTTGTTGTCAGAGGCTTTCTGATGCATGCGGTTGTTGCCACGTCTCTTCTTAACTTCTATGCCAAGTTAGGCAAGTGTGAAAGTTCGATTAAGGTGTTTAACAGCATGACAGAGCTTAATAATGTCTCTTGGAATGCAATGATATCAGGTTTTACCTCTAATGGTCTACACCTACAAGCATTTAGTTGGTTTATCAATATGATTGAAGAAGGGGTTGCACCTAATACTTTCACCTTTTTAAGTGTTTCTAAGGCTGCTGGGCAGTTGGGTGACATTAACAAGTGTCATGAAGTTCATAGGTATGCTTCCAAATGGGGATTGGACTCCAACACTGTAGTTGGAACAGCTCTGATTGATATGTATTCCAAATGTGGGTTTCTGTCCGATGCACGAGTTCTTTTTGACTCGAAGTTCACATGTTGTCCGGTTAACACACCCTGGAACGCAATGATAACAGGTTATTCACAAGCTGGTTCTCACCAAGATGCTTTGCAACTGTTTTCAACGATGCGTCAAAATGATGTCAAACCAGATGTTTACACATTCAGTTGTGTgttcaactcaatttctgctttGAAGTGTGCAAAAACCTTGGCAGAGACTCATGGGATGACTTTAAAATTTGGAATTGATGTGATGCAAATCAGTGCTTCAAACGCCCTTGCTGATGCATATGCCAAATGCGAGTCAATTGAAGCTGCAGAGAACGTATTTAACAGAATGGAAGAGAAGGACATTGTATCTTGGACAACCATGATCACTGCATATTGTCAATATTCTGAGTTGGAGAAAGCCTTGGCCATCTTCTCTCAAATGCGCAATGAAGGTTTTGCTCCCAATCATTTTACCTTTTCAAGTGTGATAACAGCATGTGGTGGCCTTTGTTTACTGGAATATGGTCAACAAGTTCATGCCCTGATATGCAAGGCCAACCTGGATTCTGAAGCATGTATAGAAAGTGCTCTAATTGACATGTATGCAAAATGCGGTAATCTGATGGAAGCAAAGAAGATTTTTGAAAGAATATCTAACCCAGACACTGTTACTTGGACTGCGATAATATCAACTTATGCTCAACATGGTCTAGTTAAAGATGCACTTCAATTATTCAGAAAGATGGAACAGTCAGGGGCAAAGGTCAATGCTGTTACTCTATTATGCATCCTTTTTGCTTGTAGCCACGGAGGCATGGTGGACGATGGGTTGAAAATTTTCCATCAGATGGAGGACGCCTACCGTGTGGTACCGGAAATGGAACACTATGCTTGTGTTGTTGATCTCTTGGGGCGCGTTGGTCGCTTAGATGAAGCAATGGAATTCATAGACAAGATGCCAATCAAGCCAAATGAAATGGTGTGGCATACATTGTTAGGGGCATGTAGACTTCATGGAAATGCCGAGTTGGGGGAGATGGCGGTGCAAAAGATCTTATCCGTTCAACCAGAACATCCATCTGCTTATGTTCTTCTGTCCAACACTTACATAGAGTTAGGACTCCACAAAGATGGAGATAGTTTGAGAGAGGTGATGAAAGAACGAGGCATAAGAAAGGAACCAGGACATAGTTGGATTTCTGTGAGAGGGGAGGTTCACAAGTTTTATGCTGGGGATCAACAGCACCCACAAAAAGATAGAATCTACACTGTTTTACATGAGTTGTATGCAAATATTAAGCGCGTGCATTGTGGACAAGAATTCAATTATGTAGCTTaa